Genomic segment of Malus domestica chromosome 15, GDT2T_hap1:
CTGTAAACGTTGATTTTACGTGACAAATGAAACACTTAATTGTTTTCCATGCTTTTTGGTTGCATTATTTATCCTTTTTGGCAGGACATAATTAGTGTTGTGATTTTTTGATGATTATTCTTCTTGAAATTCATATTATTCATACGCAAAGTCAATACAAAAATTGCTAACATTTCTCGGGCCGCAAACGTTGATTTTTCGTGACAAATGAAACACTTAATTGTTTGCGATGCTTTATAGTTGCATTATTTGTCCTTTTTGGCAGGACGTGTTAAAGTATGCAAATGGTAACTTGGCTGAAAACAAGGTTTTCTGCAACCTAACGGTCAACATGGTTTTATATCTTGGCAAAGTTCGATTGACAAGTGGTTTTATGAAAAGGACAAACAAGGGTCCCGACAATTTTTTCTAATACACCAAAAGGCATTTATGACTGTGAAGTGATGGTCATTAATTATCCACATCATGAAGATGGTAGCTTCCTCAACTCAAAACTTTACATGATATATTAGATTTCcacaattatttgattttttattttcaatcaaTCATATATTTTTCGTATAACTCAAATTCATGCAGTgtttaagaaattaaaattacaattttttatcCTCTCtacttatatttttataattgtttttgtaaaagtgtgaaaGGTACGTATTGAAAGAGGTTAGGGGCAGCTGACCCTTTTGTGAACTCAGAATATTTTTGTAATAAcatttttattggttttttggggtttttcctAAAGAAGTTGTATCTATAATCAATTTTGATATGTATGGTTCGAAATCATTCCACAAAACTATTTTCTAACTTAATTtttctgtaaaaaaaataaagaataaaaatagGAGGAGTTTAAAGAATGGTACCCTGTTCCGGCAAAGAAGGCTAGAGGAATCATGAGCTCCCACCCATTTATAGTCATGCTGCATAATTAGAGCAGATCATACGTATTAAATTAAATAGTAATTTTTGAAAGCTAAATTTGAGTAATTAAACTTGGTTTAAACAAATTAATAAGAGAGTTGGAATAGTACAAAAATAGAATCTCATACCAAACTGACAAGGCATCCACAGCAATAGTGGCATCCTTCAAGTAACCAGTCATCAATATCAATATTCTGTAGTACCAGTTCTCCAAACTGCACATATAAATCATATATAACAAAACCTACAAAGCATCAATAAAAACCCAAACTATGAAAAGATTACAATTGAAAAAAGGGACATaaagtgataaaaaaaaaaagtaccagAGCATAACACCAGAGGCAGCAGAAAGCTTGATAAATTCCCAAAGCCCAGAAAATGCTTGCATAGAGAAACCAGTCCAAGTCTGAGGACACCAACCACAAGCAGCATACACGTAGAGCCCCAAAGCCAAAAACCACCAAGAAATATCCAAAGCAATGGCCGCACCGACAACCCCAAAGTCCAACACATAGATTAAAAGCCAGCTTGTGAATGCATTAATCAACAACCCCACAAAAGAAACCCAAGCAATAACCATGTTCTGGAGCTGGCATTGCAAAAACCTCTGCAATGGGAACTGAAAAGCAAAGCTGAAGTGGAGGGGTATGAGCCACAGCGCCACCACTCCTGACTGCTCCGCCACCTCGTCGGTCTGCCCGAGCAGTTTAAGTATTGGAGTGGTGAATATGTAAACAGGTAAAAGGGCAAGGCAGCATAGAAACAACACGATCCATGACCGCTGCAAGTATATCCCAAGCATGTGGTACCTTTTGGCTCCAAAGGCCTGCCCACAAAGCGTTTCTAGTGCGCTTGCCATGCCTAACTAATAGGCACATAATTAAATTATGAAACAGTCAGAGATCACAAactcaaattagggttttgaatttAATTATCAATTGCTTTTAGATTACTAGTCTGATGACATATTCAATCCAATGAAACAGAGAGTGAGTGTTCCGTACCAAAAGTCCGAAAATGAAGCCGACAATCACAGTGTTGGCAATAGAAATGGCAGCTAGTTCAACCTCGCCGAGGTGGCCGGCGAAGGCTTGGGTAATGACGTTCATGGTGTAAGAAGCGAGACGGCTGAAGATTGCAGGACCAACTATTTGCCATAGCTTCATGGTCTCTATCCAGACTCTTATTGAAAGGCCTTGTGTCTCATCTTTGTCCTCCGCACCATTCCGGGGCAGTACCGATTCTGGCAATAGGGATAGAGCAAGATCATTGTTTTCATCTCTGTTGTTGCTGCGATCCATTTTAGAGAAATAAGGTAGCTTTTTAATGTCGTACGGCGCTTAGTTGTCTATCAGAAACATTGAAGACGTCTAGAAGGGGAGAGGAATATAGTATGGCGCAGCCATTTTAATACTTGCATTCCCCCTTTGATGAACTCACTCGCCCATTTATAAACATTACtataaaaatttcataattcGAACCTTTTAATGTCTTAATCTTCTTTTaaatattatctttataaaaaatcattcaaaacaATGGAAGATTCACTATTAATATATTACTTACCATTTGAATGACTAAACAATATCCAATTCAGATGATTTTTATGTAGAAATAAATTAAGACACAGGTAAGACTATGAAATCTGAACTCCAAACCGAATGCAAGTAGTATCCTATTAGATCTATTAGATAATGGTATAGCTAGTGTGGTATACTGTTACCAAAGGAGTAGGATTGGCCAATTCTTTCTCAAAGAAGTTGTTGCCAAATTGGATTCTTGTTTGAAAAAGTTGGTGTGCTGGAAAATCTGAATGACTTCATAGCCTTCTACGTTTCACATTTCTCTTGAGGGCCTTAAGGCGGTTGACGTCACTGCTTTTTCGACTTTTTATATAATGGAGGTTTTTTTACTGGTAAGTGACaatagataaaaataaaaattaaagagtGGCAATTCCTTTGAATACGTGCCTTGaaaatgtaaatattttttttaccaacaatattatatatattaagggTTAGTATTAGTATgttttaaatttgcttttgcgtaagaatcgaacctaagacttcttacatacaaataaaaaggaataccactagaccgtagtactaagtaactTGAAAACGTAAATATGATTGCTAGTGATAACGATTGGTCCCAATACGTAAATATGGATGCTAATGACATAAAAAATGTAATAAGAATAGCATTTTTGCTTTTGTGAACACTCCTATAAATCTAGTTTTAGCATTCTCTCTTCTTTGGGTAattgttcttcttcttggaaAACAACTAGGATCCCATAAACAACTTATTACTAAATttatcaacaaagaaaaaaacatttaaaaacagttACATGGTGAAAATTACCAACCAAATACAAGGTTGGCTATAGATATGTGCTAATTGGCAAAACAATAATGTTGAAATTATGGTGGTTTTTCAATGTTTAGAGATtatgatggaaatatcggtttAATTTCAACACTGAAAAACCACCataattttggtttaatttcaaCATTATGTGAAAAATAATGTTTGGCGGAATATCTTCAAAATTTTAGAGAATATGATGGAAATTAATAATAGATGTCAACAAGCTATTGGTTGATATGAAGAGATAGGGATAGATACAATAGGTATGGTTGTATTGGATAAGTCACAAAGGCAAGTTAGTTAGTTAGGAATTCTCTATATGTACCGGTATGTGAGCACTGTGTGCAGTTAATGAAAAACGGTTCAGATTTAGTGTgctttctctctttcctttgtttcttcttcttcgatacTATTGcttggtttcttcttcttcttcttcgatatTATTGAAATTCTTCTTAGTTTCTTGGTACTGTTATCATGGTATCATTGCCGAGGTGCGATCCATGGTGAATCTTCCGCTGTATCTGTGGCTCTTCGAGGTGCGTTCTGAAAGTTCTGAAGTGATTGAGGAGAGTTCTTTGGCCATGATCTGCAAGATTCAATGGTGGAAATTTCCAGGTGATCTCAGGTGTATAGTTTCTTATCTTGAAAACTTGCAGATAAACTGTTTGATAGAATGTTTATGTAAGAAAATTTGTTGTCCATCGATGAAGTTTTTTAGTTTCTAAATTCGATTGCTCTCAAGAAGGTTGATGCCTGTTGAATTTGCTTAATCAAGATTGTGAGTTTGAAAAGCCGATGCTATTCATTTCTGTTGTAGTTAGTTGAATTTTGAAGATTACAGTGTGTGATTCTTGTGAAAGATTTGAACGTTTAGTTCCTTGTTGAAGTTGATATCATGGTTTCGTCTACTGTGAAGATTGAAGGTTTGTTGGGTATGTTAACCATAAAACTTAGTGATAACAATTATACTAAGTGGGTTTTTCAGTTTCAGTCAGTTTTGAAAGGCTACAAATTGTTTGATCATTTCGATGGATCTGTGAATTGTCCACCCAAATTTACTGTCAGTCCTGAAAATGGAGTGAGTAAGGATGTGTCAGAAGATTAACAAGAATGGGAATCACTAGATTTGGCTTTGTTGAGTCTGTTAATTGCTACATTGTCTGATGATGCGATTGAACATGTTATTGGTTGTAGAACTGCTAGAGATGCCTCGTTGAGTCTTAAGGAAAGATTTGCTTCTATGTCAAAAACTGGTGTTAATCATTAGAAGACTGAGTTACATACCATTCAAAAGGGTGGAGACTCGGTGGATAAGTATCTGCTTCGGCTTAAATCTATTAGGGATTAATTAACTGCAGCAGGAG
This window contains:
- the LOC114821666 gene encoding protein DETOXIFICATION 27-like, encoding MDRSNNRDENNDLALSLLPESVLPRNGAEDKDETQGLSIRVWIETMKLWQIVGPAIFSRLASYTMNVITQAFAGHLGEVELAAISIANTVIVGFIFGLLLGMASALETLCGQAFGAKRYHMLGIYLQRSWIVLFLCCLALLPVYIFTTPILKLLGQTDEVAEQSGVVALWLIPLHFSFAFQFPLQRFLQCQLQNMVIAWVSFVGLLINAFTSWLLIYVLDFGVVGAAIALDISWWFLALGLYVYAACGWCPQTWTGFSMQAFSGLWEFIKLSAASGVMLCLENWYYRILILMTGYLKDATIAVDALSVCMTINGWELMIPLAFFAGTGVRVANELGAGNWKGAKFATKVSVVESAIIGVFFCILIIALHNKIAYIFTSSSDVLEAVDQMSYLLAITILLNSVQPVLSGVAVGSGWQAWVAYINLFCYYIVGLPLGFVMEWIFNLSIGGIWGGMIFGGTGLQTLILAIITIRRDWENEAQKANQRVLKWSTPTPDGQSEEQVH